Part of the Micromonospora rhizosphaerae genome is shown below.
GCGGCTGATCGCCCGGGAGCTGCGGGTGCCGGGCCGGGTGGCCGGGACCCTGGTGCACCCGGGCAATGGCGCCGGTCGGACCCGGGTGGCCAGCGGACTGCTGACCGGCGCGCTGGAGCGGGATCTGCTGCGGGAGCCGGGGGTGCGCCGGGCGCGGGTGGTGCTCACCGGCGCGGTGGCCCGGCCGGACGTCTGGATCGAGGTGCACCTCGACCCGCGCACCGGCACCGCCGCCGTCCGCGAACACGTGGACGCCGCGGTCCGCCGGTTCGCGGCGACCGTCGGCTGCCGGCCGGCGCACCTGGACGTGACCGCCCGGGTGGACCAGGCCCGGCCCTGACCAGCCGGACAGGGCCGGACGACCACGTGGCGAGCGGCTTTGCGGGCGCCCGCGGCCCCGCTCGCGATCCCCACCGACGTGCGGCATGATCGGTCCGGCCGGGCGGCGGAAGGGGACGGGCGTGCGAGTGGTGTCCCTGGTGCCGTCGCTGACCGAGGCGGTGGCGCTGACCCGGCCCGAGGTGCTGGTCGGGGCCACCGACTGGTGCACCCACCCGGAGGGGCTGGACGTCGCCCGGGTGGGCGGCAGCAAGTACCCGGACCTGGACGGGGTGCTCGCGCTCCGACCCGACCTGGTCCTGCTCAACCAGGAGGAGAACCGCCGCGAAGACGCCGAGGCGCTGGTCGCCGCCGGGGTGCCGGTACGGGTCACCTTTCCGCGTACCGTGCCGGAAGCGCTGACCGAGCTCGGCGAGCTGGTCACCGCGCTCGGCGCGACGACCGAGCCGGACTGGCTCGTGGCGGCCCGCCGGGCCTGGGCCGCCCTGGCCGAGCCCACAACGTCGCGGCGGGCGGTGGTCCCGGTCTGGCGCCGGCCCTGGGTGGTGCTCGGCGGGGAGACCTTCGCCGGTGACGTGCTGCGCCGGCTCGGCGTGGCCAACCTGTACGCCGACCACGCCGAGCGCTACCCCCGCCCCGACCTGGACGAGCTGCGCGGCCGCGGGCCCGAGCTGGTGGTGCTGCCGGACGAGCCGTACCGGTTCACCGCCGACGACGGGCCGGAGGTCTTCCCCGGCGTCCCGTGCGCGCTGGTCTCCGGCCGGCACCTGACCTGGTACGGCCCCTGTCTCGCGGAGGCCCCCGCGGTGCTCGCCGCCCAGCTCGCCCACCCACTCCGAGCTGCCTGAACGGGGCGAGGGGAGGTGGCGCTCAGGCCACCGGCGTGACCTGTCCCGGATCCAGCTCGACCAGGGTGGTGTCGTCCACGTCGTACCCGATCGCGTTGTGGACCTGGATCACGCCGCTGACCTGGCCGGCGAGGCGGCCGGCGAGTTCGACGGCGGTCCGCCGGTCCAGCCGGCCGTCCAGCGTGACCTCGCCGTCGCGGACCTGCACGGTGACCAGGCCGTCCCGCACAGCGAGCACCCGGCGCAGCACCTCCTGCACCACGTCCTCGCGGATCTCCGCGTCGGTGCGCAGGTGCACCCGGAGCAGATCGCTGCGGGTGACGATGCCGACCAGCCGACCGAGGTCGTCCAGCACCGGCAGCCGCTTGACCGCCTCACGGTCCATCAGCCGGGCCGCCGCCGGCAGGGACGCCTCCGAGTACGTCGTCACCGCGGGCCTGGTCATCAGATCTCTGGCGACCAGCGCGCCGGCCTTCTCCCGCGCGGTACGCCGACGCCGCCCCTCGAAGATCCGCCGCTCGTCCGGGTGACCGGCCCGCTCGATCTTGTGGAGCAGATCCGCCTCGGAAACCACACCCAGCACCCGACGGAAGTCGTCCACCACCGGCACGGCGCTGATGCCCCGCCGGACCAGCACGTCGACGATCCGGCGGTACGGGGTTTCCTCCCCCACCGTCGCGACGTCCCTGGTCATCACGTCGCCCACCTGCCACGTCCTCATCACGACCTCCTCGGCGGTTGTTCCACTGGCGACGGTATGGCCGCACCGGCGCCCCTGGTCAGGGGCGGTCGACCGGCCCGGAAAGGCCGACCGGACCGGGATGGAAGAGGTCCAAGGTCCCGGGCAGGAGCGGCCCGGTCGGCCCTGCCCGGGCCGCCGCCGCAGAGATGGAATGGAGTTGCCATCGGAAAGCGCGGTGCGAGGCAGAAGAAGGGACGTGGAGACCATGACCGCGACAATCGAGCGGATCACCGCCAACACCAGGGCTCCGGCGGCCGAGACCACCCGGGACGTCGAGACCGTCCGTCAGCGGGCCGCCCGGTACGTCTTCGCCGGACTGCGGATCGCCCTGGGCTGGATCTTCCTCTGGGCCTTCCTGGACAAGATGTTCGGCCTCGGACACGCCACCCCGGCGAAGAACGCCTGGATCAACGGCGGCAGCCCCACCAAGGGCTTCCTCGCCTTCGGCGCCACCGGCCCGTTCAAGGGGCTCTACAACGGGATCGCCGGCGCGGCCTGGGCGGACTGGCTGTTCATGATCGGCCTCGCGGCCATCGGCCTGGCACTGGTCCTCGGCATCGGGATGCGGGTCGCCGCGGTCGCCGGCGGGATCCTGATGGTCATGATGTGGACGGCCGTGCTCCCCCCCGAGAACAACCCGTTCATGGACGACCACCTGATCTACGCGGGTCTGCTGGCCGGCCTGGCCCTGGTCGGCGCCGGTGACACCCTCGGACTCGGCCGGGCCTGGGCGAGGCTCCCCATCGTCCAGCGGCTCCCCTGGCTGACGTGAACCATCAGGCACTACCCACAGGGCGGGCGTCACCGGCGGTGACGCCCGCCGTTTCGTACGCCCACCGGTCCCCGCCGCTGCCCGGCTGCGGGGACCGCCGCGCATCGGCCGGTCGCGATCGGGCAGGATCGGCAGAGACCGGATGAATCACCCACCGAGGTAGGAGACCTTCGCATGGACAAGCCCGAAGTAGGCCCGATCGAGGGTGCCCCGCCCGCCGATCTCGTCATCGAGGACATCACCGTCGGCGAGGGCCCGGAGGCCCAGCCGGGTCAGGTGGCCAGGGTGCACTACGTCGGGGTGGCCCACTCGACCGGGCGCGAGTTCGACGCGTCGTGGAACCGCGGTGAGCCCTTCGAGTTCCCGCTCGGCGGCGGCCAGGTCATCGCCGGCTGGGATCGGGGTGTGGTCGGCATGAAGGTCGGCGGCCGTCGCCGGCTGACCATCCCGCCGCACCTGGGTTACGGCGACCGGGGCGCCGGCGGCGTCATCAAGCCGGGCGAGACGCTGGTCTTCGTGGTCGACCTGCTCGGCGTCCGCTGATCCGCCACCCGTACCGCAGGGTGCCGTCGGCATCCCCGCCGGCGGCCCTGCGGTCTGCCGGGCCCGCCGCCGATCAGACTCCCACCAGCTCTCCCAACCCCGGCGCACCGGCGGTCGTCGATTCCCGGATCGGCATCACCCGGTGCAGGCCGGTGGCGCGCAGCACGCGGGCCACCACCGGATCCGGGTCGACCAGCACCAGCTCGCCGCCGCGGGCCCGGATCCACAGGTGGGCCGCGACCAGCGCGCGCACCGCAGCGGCGGAGAACACCCGGACGCCGGCCAGATCCAGCCGCAGCACCGGCCGCGCCGGGGCCGCCCAGAGCGCGGCCCGGAACGCCCCGACCGTGGCGATGTCGATCTCACCGACCGCTCGGACGTCCACCACGTGGTCGCCGACGCTGGTCTCGGCGTGGAACCGGTCGCTGCGCTGTCCCATGTCGAGCAACCTATCCGGCGGGACCGACAGTTCCGCCCGACCGAGACACCGGATCCGGGTACGTCCCGGGTCCGACCCGGAGGAACTCGGGGTCCGACCCTGGACGCGGCCGGTCGGCCACCCGGCAGGGCGAGGCCGATCCGCCACGCCGCAGACGCGGCCGGTCCGCCACCTCGGTGGCGGACCGGCCGTCCGTGATCGTTCCTCCCGTCAGCCGCCGGCCGAGGGGGCGGGTGCGGCCGGTGCGGGCGACCCGCCGCCGGCCACCGCACCCGGGTGCGGCGTGGCGCTGTGGGTGGGCGCGAGCCCGGCCGGGACCGGCAGCGCGCTCCCCTTGGCGAACTCGTCCCAGCTGACGTTCCAGGCGGTGAAGCCGTTGCCCTGGTCCAACTTCACCTCGGTGCCCTTGACGGTCACCAGGTCGCCGACCTGCGTGATCCCCATCAGCCAGTGCGCCGCCGCGGCAGAGACGTTGGTGCAGCCGTGCGAGACGTTGATGTTGCCCTGGTCCCCCTCCGACCACGGCGCGGAGTGGATGAACTCGCCGCCCCAGGTCAGTCGCTGCGCGTCGTCCACGTCGACCACGTAGCCCCCGTTCGGGTCGCCACGGGTGTCGAAGGTGGTCCGGTCGAACTTCTCCATGATCACCATCTTGCCGCTGGAGGTCGGGGTGCTCGACTTGCCGAGGCTCACCGGGATCTTGCGGAGCAGCTTGCCGTCCTGGTAGACCGACATCTGCTTGGTGCCGTTGTCGATCTCGAGGGAGACCTGCCGGCCGATCTTCGAGGTCGCGGTGCGGTCAGCGTCGCCGATGGCGTTCTTGCCGATCGGCAGCCCCTGCAGGGCGCTCCGTACGCTGATCTTCGTGTCGGGCTTCCAGAAGTCGGGCGCCCGGTATTCGACCTGCTTGCCGTCCTTCACCCACGACCAGGTGCCCGGCTGCGGCGGGTCGGTCTTCACGAACAGTCGCCGTTGCACGTCCGCCCGGGCCTCTTTGGGAATTGGCGGATCGAAGGCGACGGTCACCGGCAGAGCCGTCCCGTACGTCTGTTTACTGGTGAAATAGAGCTCGCTGGTGATGGCCGGCTTGGTCGATTTCGCCGCCGTGGTGAACGTCGTCTTCTGCGTGGTGGTCCGTCCCTTGTCGCCGGTCGCGGTCACCTCCGCCGTGTACGTCTTCGAGTTCTTCAATGGTTTGGCCGGCACCCAACCGGACCCGTCCTCCCTCGGTTCGGCCGCGACCGGCGCGCCCTTGTCGTCGGTGAGCCGCACCGCGGTGATCTTCCCACCCTTGACGGTGGCGCCCACCTCCGCGCTGATCGGCACGTCGCGGGACTTGTCACCCGGCGTCACGGTCAGCGACGGGCCGACAGCCTTCTTGCCGTGCACTCCCGGCTTCTGGTCGGCGGTGCATCCGCCGAGGACCAGCGGTGTGGCTGCGATGGTTACCGCGATTAGCGTGAATCGCCGCCGCACATACATATTCCGCCCCCCTTTTCCACTCCCCTTGGTTCACATTCTGTAGGGCCGACGGGAAGGGGATGCTTGCTTCGGCGGAATTGGTCGGGCGAAACGACATCGGTTTCGGCCTCCGCGTACTGGAATGGGAATTGCGGCATCCGACGGGCCCGGCGTCACAATGTGGCCGAACTGCGCCCGAGCGGACCGGGACGACCGATTCGACCCAGCCGACGCTCAGGTCCAGTCATCGTCACCGTGGTTGCGTTCCCACCGGCCGCCGATGAGCGGGGTGTCCAGCCGGGTGGGGCCCTCCATGTTGCCCGCGAGGTCGTTGTCCTCGATTCGACAGTCGACGCAGCTGCCCTGTTCGGTGATCCAGAGCCCGTGGGTCTGGGCGCGGGGCTCCCTGCCGTCCCAGATCCGGTTGCCCCGGATGGTGGCCGCGTCGAGCGGCGCGTTGACGCTGATGCCGGCCCGAATGTCGGGCGCGGCCGGCAGCTCGTACCGGGAGCCCGGGGCGGGAATGGCCCCGCTCCAGCCGGTGAACGAGTCGGGCCGGATCGGTGCGAGGGTCAGCTCGGTGTCGTTGTTCGCCGCCACCACCGCGATGTCGTCACCCACCTTGACCACCTTGCCCCGGTGTTCGTCGTGCTGCCAGGTCGCGCGACGGTCGACCACCAGCTTCTCGCTGTACCGCACCGAGTCGCCGCCCCCGGAGACGGCCGAGCCACACTGCCGGCCGTTGCCCCGGATCCGGTTGTTGACCACCATCGCGTCGTGGATCGGCCGGTCGATCCGGATCGCGTCGACGCTGTTGCCGTAGAAGTCGTTGCTCTCGATGACGATCTCCCGCGCGGTCTCCTGTTCCTCCCCGCCCAGGCTGCGCTGGTGGTAGCCGTATCGGCCGTTGCCGCTGATCCGGTTGCCCCGGATGGTGTACGGGCCTGGGGTGTTGCCAATGCTGACCCCGTCGCGCAGGTTGCCGTCGATCACACAGTCGGCGAGGATGCCGCCGCGTCCGGCCGTGCCGGAGGTGCCCTTCGCCGAGACGTGGAAGCCCGCCTCCAGGTTGCCGGTCATCGTGCAGGCAGAGACGATCAGGCCGTTGGCGCCCCAGTCCGAGATGCCGAAGCGGTTGCCCTGGGCGTGGCAGCCGATGATCCGGATGCCGCGCGGCCGCAGTTCGCCGGCCTTCTGCAGTTCGAGGAAAATACCGTTGGTGGCGTTGGCGATCGCCGTGCAGTTGATCACGTTGAACCTCTCGACGCTGCCCCACCCGCCGATCCCGATGCCGATCCCGGCGCCGCCCAGCTCGGTGCCGTTGTCCAGCCGGCCGCAGCCGACCACCAGCACCCCGTCGATCAGGGTGTCCTGGAGGAAGTCGCACCCCAGCCCGGTGGCGGCGGTGTGGTGGATGTAGAGGTTGCGGAAGACGCCCCGGACCAGATACTGCAGGCCCAGTCCCTTGGCCAGCGGGTTGTACTCGGCGGACGAAACTCCCGAGCCGTCGATCTCGAAGTCGGCGAAGGTGCAGTACTTCAGGTGCCGTTCCCGGTCGGCGCCGTGGTGCTTGGCCGTGTGGAAGGCCAGCGGGGCCGGATCGGCCCGGTTGCCGGCGTTGCTGAGCACGAACCGGGTGGCGCCGGGACCGGCGCCGAGCAGGGAGACCCCGCTCCGCCACACCGTGCCTGCATCCCGCATCGAATAGACCCCGGGCGGGCAGTAGATCACCCGGGCCCGCCCGTCCGCGGCGTACGCGTCACCGAGCCGGTCCACGAGCGCGGCGAACGCGGGCTGGTCGTTGGTCGTCCCGTCGCCCACGAGGCCGTGCTCGCGCGCATTGCAGAGCAGTGGAGCACCGGCGACCGGGTGCGGCCGCACGCCGCCGGCGGCGGGCATGTGCCGGTACTCCATCTGGTTCCTCCCCTCCGTGACCGGGGCTGGCATTCCCGGTGCATCGAGTGAGAAACGGCGATGAAACGGCCCCGGCCCCGAGCGGGGCCGGGGCCGGGCGGGTCAGACGTTCGCGACCAGCAGCGCCGGCTGCTCGACGCAGTCGGCGACGTGCCGCAGGAAGCCGCCCGCCACGCCGCCGTCGCAGACCCGGTGGTCGAAGGTCAGGCTGAGCTGGGTCACCTTGCGGACCGCGAGCTGACCGTCGACCACCCAGGGCTTGTCCACGATCCGCCCCACCCCGAGCAGCGCCGCCTCGGGGTGGTTGATGATCGGGGTGGAACCGTCCACACCGAACACGCCGTAGTTGTTCAGGGTGAAGGTGCCGCCGGTGAGCCGCGCCGGGGGCAGGGTGCCGGCCCGCGCCGCGGCCGTCGTGGCGGCCAGCTCGGCGGCCAGCTCCCGGGTGGTCAGCCGCTGCGCGTCGCGCAGCACCGGGACCAGCAGGCCGCGGTCGGTCTGCGCGGCGATGCCCAGGTGCACCCCGGCGGACTGGACGATCCGCTGCCCCTCGGTGTCGACGTGCGCGTTGAGCTGCGGGTACTTCCGCAGCCCGCTGAGGCAGATCCGCGCCAGCAGGGCCAGGATGCTGACCGGGGCGTCCGGGGTCGCCGCGTTGATCGCGGCCCGGGTCTCCAGCAGCGCGGTGGCATCCACGTCGACCCAGATGGTCACCTCGGGGATCTCCCGCCGGCTGCGGGAGAGCTTGTCGGCGATCGCCTTGCGGATGCCGGTGAGCGGGATGACCACGTCACCGTCGCCGGCGGGCGCGAGCCCGACGTGCGCTTCGGGCGCGTCCGGCACGGCGGCGAGTCGGGCGGCGGGCGCGGCGGCGTCGGCGAGGGCGGCCTCCACGTCGGCCCGGCGGATGACGCCGCCGAGGCCGGTGCCCCGCACCGAGGCGAGGTCCACGCCGCGTTCCTTCGCCAGCCGCCGGACGATCGGCGAGATGACCAGGGCCGGGGACGAGCCGGGCGACGCGGTCACGCCGGTCCCGGCCGGCGCGGCGTCGGCCGGGCCGGTCGGGTCGGTCTGCGCCACCGCGCCGGTTCCGACGGCGGCCGGCGGCTCGCCGGCCACCGCCAGCCGCGGCCGGCGCCGCCGCCGGCCGGAGCCGCCGTGCCCGGTGCCGTAGCCGATCAGCACGTTGCCCGAGCCGGCCCGCTCCTCCTCGCGGTAGGTGGCGTGCCCGGCGGGCTCGTCGCCCGCCCCGCCGTCACCGTCGAGCGGCGCGATGGTGATCAGGGGCTGGCCGACCGGCCGTATCTCACCCGCCGCGCCGTGCAGCGCGACGACCCGACCGGCGTACGGGCAGGGCACGTCGACGACCGCCTTGGCGGTCTCCACCTCGACCACGGTCTGGTCCACCGTGACGATGTCGCCCACGGCGACCCGCCACTCGACGATCTCCGCCTCGCTCAGCCCCTCGCCGAGGTCGGGCAGGAGGAAGACCTGGGTGCGCTCGACGGTGGTCATGCCGCCACCCACCGCGGGTCGGGCTGGTCGTCCCACTGCAGTCGGGCGAC
Proteins encoded:
- a CDS encoding helical backbone metal receptor, which produces MRVVSLVPSLTEAVALTRPEVLVGATDWCTHPEGLDVARVGGSKYPDLDGVLALRPDLVLLNQEENRREDAEALVAAGVPVRVTFPRTVPEALTELGELVTALGATTEPDWLVAARRAWAALAEPTTSRRAVVPVWRRPWVVLGGETFAGDVLRRLGVANLYADHAERYPRPDLDELRGRGPELVVLPDEPYRFTADDGPEVFPGVPCALVSGRHLTWYGPCLAEAPAVLAAQLAHPLRAA
- a CDS encoding CBS domain-containing protein, which gives rise to MRTWQVGDVMTRDVATVGEETPYRRIVDVLVRRGISAVPVVDDFRRVLGVVSEADLLHKIERAGHPDERRIFEGRRRRTAREKAGALVARDLMTRPAVTTYSEASLPAAARLMDREAVKRLPVLDDLGRLVGIVTRSDLLRVHLRTDAEIREDVVQEVLRRVLAVRDGLVTVQVRDGEVTLDGRLDRRTAVELAGRLAGQVSGVIQVHNAIGYDVDDTTLVELDPGQVTPVA
- a CDS encoding DoxX family protein: MTATIERITANTRAPAAETTRDVETVRQRAARYVFAGLRIALGWIFLWAFLDKMFGLGHATPAKNAWINGGSPTKGFLAFGATGPFKGLYNGIAGAAWADWLFMIGLAAIGLALVLGIGMRVAAVAGGILMVMMWTAVLPPENNPFMDDHLIYAGLLAGLALVGAGDTLGLGRAWARLPIVQRLPWLT
- a CDS encoding FKBP-type peptidyl-prolyl cis-trans isomerase, whose translation is MDKPEVGPIEGAPPADLVIEDITVGEGPEAQPGQVARVHYVGVAHSTGREFDASWNRGEPFEFPLGGGQVIAGWDRGVVGMKVGGRRRLTIPPHLGYGDRGAGGVIKPGETLVFVVDLLGVR
- a CDS encoding anti-sigma factor antagonist (This anti-anti-sigma factor, or anti-sigma factor antagonist, belongs to a family that includes characterized members SpoIIAA, RsbV, RsfA, and RsfB.), whose protein sequence is MGQRSDRFHAETSVGDHVVDVRAVGEIDIATVGAFRAALWAAPARPVLRLDLAGVRVFSAAAVRALVAAHLWIRARGGELVLVDPDPVVARVLRATGLHRVMPIRESTTAGAPGLGELVGV
- a CDS encoding L,D-transpeptidase; amino-acid sequence: MYVRRRFTLIAVTIAATPLVLGGCTADQKPGVHGKKAVGPSLTVTPGDKSRDVPISAEVGATVKGGKITAVRLTDDKGAPVAAEPREDGSGWVPAKPLKNSKTYTAEVTATGDKGRTTTQKTTFTTAAKSTKPAITSELYFTSKQTYGTALPVTVAFDPPIPKEARADVQRRLFVKTDPPQPGTWSWVKDGKQVEYRAPDFWKPDTKISVRSALQGLPIGKNAIGDADRTATSKIGRQVSLEIDNGTKQMSVYQDGKLLRKIPVSLGKSSTPTSSGKMVIMEKFDRTTFDTRGDPNGGYVVDVDDAQRLTWGGEFIHSAPWSEGDQGNINVSHGCTNVSAAAAHWLMGITQVGDLVTVKGTEVKLDQGNGFTAWNVSWDEFAKGSALPVPAGLAPTHSATPHPGAVAGGGSPAPAAPAPSAGG
- a CDS encoding right-handed parallel beta-helix repeat-containing protein — its product is MEYRHMPAAGGVRPHPVAGAPLLCNAREHGLVGDGTTNDQPAFAALVDRLGDAYAADGRARVIYCPPGVYSMRDAGTVWRSGVSLLGAGPGATRFVLSNAGNRADPAPLAFHTAKHHGADRERHLKYCTFADFEIDGSGVSSAEYNPLAKGLGLQYLVRGVFRNLYIHHTAATGLGCDFLQDTLIDGVLVVGCGRLDNGTELGGAGIGIGIGGWGSVERFNVINCTAIANATNGIFLELQKAGELRPRGIRIIGCHAQGNRFGISDWGANGLIVSACTMTGNLEAGFHVSAKGTSGTAGRGGILADCVIDGNLRDGVSIGNTPGPYTIRGNRISGNGRYGYHQRSLGGEEQETAREIVIESNDFYGNSVDAIRIDRPIHDAMVVNNRIRGNGRQCGSAVSGGGDSVRYSEKLVVDRRATWQHDEHRGKVVKVGDDIAVVAANNDTELTLAPIRPDSFTGWSGAIPAPGSRYELPAAPDIRAGISVNAPLDAATIRGNRIWDGREPRAQTHGLWITEQGSCVDCRIEDNDLAGNMEGPTRLDTPLIGGRWERNHGDDDWT
- a CDS encoding dihydrolipoamide acetyltransferase family protein, with product MGGGMTTVERTQVFLLPDLGEGLSEAEIVEWRVAVGDIVTVDQTVVEVETAKAVVDVPCPYAGRVVALHGAAGEIRPVGQPLITIAPLDGDGGAGDEPAGHATYREEERAGSGNVLIGYGTGHGGSGRRRRRPRLAVAGEPPAAVGTGAVAQTDPTGPADAAPAGTGVTASPGSSPALVISPIVRRLAKERGVDLASVRGTGLGGVIRRADVEAALADAAAPAARLAAVPDAPEAHVGLAPAGDGDVVIPLTGIRKAIADKLSRSRREIPEVTIWVDVDATALLETRAAINAATPDAPVSILALLARICLSGLRKYPQLNAHVDTEGQRIVQSAGVHLGIAAQTDRGLLVPVLRDAQRLTTRELAAELAATTAAARAGTLPPARLTGGTFTLNNYGVFGVDGSTPIINHPEAALLGVGRIVDKPWVVDGQLAVRKVTQLSLTFDHRVCDGGVAGGFLRHVADCVEQPALLVANV